A single region of the Sphingomonas sp. LY29 genome encodes:
- a CDS encoding DUF5801 repeats-in-toxin domain-containing protein produces the protein MATNIIIDGNCVLDESFGLQTGGVAQGSEDNNDQDVSLASLMGSSAAFYERLFDGLGLDAGFATANGVAVRGSNFITVSSPNTSIIGLGFVDGDGNALATWQPGDPGVLTDLETLDGEAIYLSTDAEMGDQMVLGRTADGTIVFAIHLSPSGDLSSAGVEMVQFQPLHNPNADDPDDPVNLLDAIGVSARVSQEFNFNSLPSGQNLFGIVGDADNALVVIGMAPDLSGDGTFTNASNTINTSKGGGPTTIGINNQMFDPGDGAYFTFVTQPDPNYLAGVVGGLDQNEADDADNIKFGERIEADGGFVKIAQIQGNALASLSIKAFNGDNDLDGRAFASTGAGGGLGTGSVVTITQIVVKNGAGVIVQTIDAPTANADGSYTVTGLNAGYKIEWSTNGVHDQVLIQGVAGKFDIGGFGVDRPDGANVDIGDRLIFEDAGPDVTLSLVANAEVRVDESLDENPGEDESASLGKVTVAAAALFGGNADFGTDGHAADSSDWSLDLSDEAADSGLVDTASGEAVLLYSDGADIVGRISGGIEVLRISIDSDTGAVTLELSRALVHGDTGDPDEADTALSIASGLIFAVRTITDADDDQDSASADIGPAMKIEDDGPSVTLSLRAGAEVRVDESIGANDFEDETTSLGKVTVSGAVLFATDEAYGSDGGGADASAYSLALSAPGADSGLVDTATNLSVYLYVDGDDIVGRIAGGIEVFRISIDEDTGDVTLDQSRAMVHGDPDDPDEADTYLSIAASKVSAVRTVTDGDGDQDSASADIGPALRFEDDGPAIGPIDDGLVDFEAGDSVTKTLNGAVGSDVKTNPYTLTDYTESLTINGVDLEGVLAGDSRSVTYWADTGGDDIFGNAGDTAYYRMTLDQAAAGTYTFDVLIDPPPSVTEFNFDDLPSGQNLFGTVGTASSALIVIGRAPVLSGDGTFTNASDTINTSKGGGPVTIGIDNQMFDPGDGAVFTYVTNPVANYLAGAPGGLDQNEADDADNMQYGSTTEVDSAFCKIAQIQGNALASMRIEAFNVAGAPQGQNLALNHLGVDPAVSITAVRVYSANGTLLEDSSLPGQQNAAIVITITGGVADISGLNAGYKIEWDTNGDHDQVRITGLAGKFDIGGFGLNQGQDTPDQLLEFTATVTDGDGDSAFESWSVGIDGTGVNDDDSVSGVDAMALPLFREMYDPGFDLFASAYSIHPDSLLL, from the coding sequence ATGGCTACCAACATCATCATCGACGGCAACTGCGTCCTGGACGAATCGTTCGGCCTGCAGACCGGTGGCGTGGCTCAGGGCTCCGAAGACAATAACGATCAGGATGTCTCGCTTGCTTCCCTCATGGGGAGCAGTGCGGCCTTCTACGAACGACTCTTCGACGGCCTCGGCCTCGATGCGGGCTTTGCGACCGCCAACGGCGTCGCCGTCCGTGGGTCGAACTTCATTACCGTATCCAGCCCCAACACCTCGATCATCGGGCTGGGCTTCGTCGACGGCGACGGCAACGCGCTCGCCACCTGGCAACCTGGCGATCCCGGCGTCCTGACCGATCTGGAGACGCTCGACGGTGAGGCGATCTATCTGTCCACCGACGCGGAAATGGGCGACCAGATGGTCCTTGGGCGCACCGCCGATGGCACGATCGTCTTCGCAATCCATCTTTCGCCGAGCGGCGACCTCAGCAGCGCGGGCGTCGAAATGGTTCAGTTTCAACCGCTGCACAATCCCAACGCGGACGATCCCGACGACCCCGTCAACCTGCTCGACGCGATCGGCGTCTCCGCACGCGTGTCGCAGGAATTCAACTTCAACAGCCTTCCGTCGGGTCAAAACCTGTTCGGGATTGTCGGCGATGCGGACAACGCGCTGGTCGTGATCGGCATGGCGCCCGACCTATCCGGCGACGGCACGTTCACCAACGCCAGCAACACCATCAACACGTCGAAGGGCGGCGGCCCGACCACGATCGGCATCAACAACCAGATGTTCGACCCCGGCGACGGCGCCTACTTCACCTTCGTGACGCAGCCCGATCCGAACTATCTGGCCGGCGTGGTGGGAGGCCTTGACCAGAATGAGGCCGACGATGCCGACAACATCAAGTTCGGAGAGCGTATCGAGGCCGACGGCGGTTTCGTGAAGATCGCCCAGATCCAGGGCAATGCCTTGGCGAGCCTGTCGATCAAGGCCTTCAACGGCGATAACGACCTCGATGGTCGCGCCTTCGCAAGCACGGGGGCCGGCGGCGGTTTGGGCACCGGGTCCGTCGTGACCATTACGCAGATTGTCGTGAAGAACGGCGCGGGAGTCATCGTCCAGACGATCGACGCGCCGACGGCCAACGCCGACGGAAGCTACACCGTCACCGGCCTCAACGCCGGATACAAGATCGAGTGGTCGACCAATGGAGTCCACGATCAGGTCCTGATCCAGGGCGTGGCCGGCAAGTTCGACATCGGCGGCTTCGGAGTCGATCGGCCGGACGGCGCCAACGTCGATATCGGCGATCGGCTCATCTTCGAGGATGCCGGTCCGGACGTGACCCTCTCGCTAGTCGCGAATGCCGAGGTTCGAGTCGACGAAAGCCTGGACGAGAATCCCGGAGAGGATGAGAGCGCCTCGCTTGGCAAGGTCACCGTTGCAGCAGCGGCGCTGTTCGGCGGCAATGCCGACTTCGGCACCGACGGCCATGCGGCTGACAGCTCGGACTGGTCGCTGGATCTGTCCGATGAGGCCGCCGACTCCGGCTTGGTGGACACCGCGTCGGGCGAAGCCGTCCTGCTTTACAGCGATGGCGCCGATATCGTCGGGCGAATCTCGGGCGGGATAGAGGTGCTGCGGATCAGTATCGACAGCGACACCGGCGCGGTCACGCTCGAACTGTCGCGGGCGCTCGTTCATGGCGACACGGGCGATCCGGACGAAGCGGACACGGCTTTGTCGATTGCATCGGGCCTCATATTTGCGGTGCGCACGATTACCGACGCCGACGACGATCAGGACAGCGCCAGCGCCGATATCGGACCGGCGATGAAGATCGAAGACGATGGACCGAGCGTTACTCTTTCGTTGCGAGCGGGTGCAGAGGTTCGCGTCGACGAAAGCATCGGTGCCAACGATTTCGAGGACGAGACGACGTCGCTCGGAAAGGTAACCGTATCGGGCGCGGTGTTGTTCGCCACGGACGAGGCCTATGGCAGCGACGGCGGGGGCGCCGATGCGTCGGCCTATTCACTCGCACTCTCTGCTCCGGGCGCGGACTCGGGCCTGGTCGATACTGCGACCAACCTGTCGGTTTACCTTTATGTCGATGGTGACGACATCGTCGGGAGGATTGCTGGCGGGATCGAAGTCTTCCGGATCAGTATCGACGAAGACACGGGCGATGTGACGCTCGATCAGTCGCGAGCGATGGTGCACGGCGACCCGGACGACCCGGATGAGGCGGATACCTATCTGTCGATCGCCGCCAGCAAGGTATCGGCGGTAAGGACCGTCACCGATGGCGATGGCGACCAGGACAGTGCCAGCGCCGACATCGGTCCCGCGCTTCGATTTGAGGACGACGGTCCGGCGATCGGTCCGATCGATGACGGATTGGTGGACTTCGAGGCCGGGGACTCGGTTACGAAGACCCTGAACGGCGCAGTGGGTTCCGACGTGAAGACCAATCCCTACACGCTGACCGACTACACAGAATCGCTGACGATCAATGGCGTTGATCTCGAAGGCGTGCTTGCCGGCGACAGCCGGTCTGTCACCTACTGGGCCGATACCGGTGGCGACGACATCTTCGGCAATGCCGGCGATACCGCTTACTATCGGATGACGCTCGATCAGGCCGCCGCCGGGACCTACACCTTCGACGTTCTGATCGACCCGCCGCCGTCAGTCACCGAATTCAACTTCGACGACCTGCCGTCGGGACAGAATCTGTTTGGGACCGTCGGGACGGCTTCTTCTGCGTTGATTGTCATCGGTCGCGCGCCGGTGCTGAGCGGGGACGGCACATTCACCAACGCCAGCGACACGATCAACACGTCGAAGGGCGGCGGGCCGGTCACGATCGGCATCGACAACCAGATGTTCGATCCTGGCGACGGCGCGGTGTTCACCTACGTCACCAATCCGGTTGCAAACTATCTGGCTGGAGCGCCCGGGGGACTCGACCAAAACGAGGCGGACGACGCCGACAACATGCAGTACGGATCGACCACGGAAGTCGATTCCGCCTTTTGCAAAATCGCGCAGATCCAGGGCAACGCGCTGGCGTCGATGCGGATCGAGGCGTTCAATGTCGCCGGTGCGCCGCAGGGTCAAAACCTCGCGCTGAACCATCTTGGCGTCGATCCGGCGGTGTCGATCACGGCGGTTCGGGTCTATTCGGCGAACGGCACCTTGCTGGAAGACAGCTCACTGCCCGGGCAGCAGAATGCCGCGATCGTCATCACGATCACGGGCGGCGTCGCGGACATCTCCGGCCTCAATGCCGGGTACAAGATCGAATGGGACACTAACGGCGATCATGACCAGGTCCGGATTACCGGGCTGGCGGGCAAATTCGACATCGGTGGCTTCGGGTTGAACCAGGGGCAGGACACGCCCGACCAATTGCTCGAATTCACCGCGACGGTGACCGACGGCGACGGCGACAGCGCGTTCGAAAGCTGGTCGGTCGGCATCGACGGAACCGGCGTCAACGACGACGACTCGGTCAGCGGAGTCGATGCGATGGCGCTACCGCTGTTCCGCGAGATGTACGATCCAGGCTTCGACCTGTTCGCGAGTGCCTATTCGATCCACCCGGACTCACTGCTGCTGTGA
- a CDS encoding response regulator transcription factor — protein MTAVTITDPCDIWVEGVSAVLSAVGYETSIVEEFSPEHIPASAIALVALTKLPSTLIGAVNGSARPLLPVVVILHATDQLPLADFMASPITGLLLSTASRESVLDCLKSVKRNERWVDPHFAARPCPDGKNCHSWDGLSRREEEVARLAAEGLSNKHIARALNLSDGTIKTHVHNILHKLGYERRRQLSFDRPNAPSDRVH, from the coding sequence ATGACCGCGGTCACGATCACCGACCCCTGTGATATCTGGGTGGAAGGCGTTTCGGCGGTTCTTTCCGCAGTCGGATACGAAACCTCGATCGTCGAGGAGTTTTCCCCGGAACACATCCCTGCCAGCGCGATTGCGCTCGTCGCGCTGACGAAGCTGCCATCGACCTTGATTGGCGCCGTCAACGGCTCAGCGCGCCCGCTCTTGCCGGTCGTCGTCATCCTCCATGCCACCGACCAGCTGCCGCTCGCCGACTTCATGGCGTCGCCGATCACGGGATTGCTGCTCAGTACGGCATCGCGTGAGTCGGTTCTCGATTGCCTGAAGAGCGTGAAGCGCAACGAACGCTGGGTCGATCCGCATTTCGCCGCCCGTCCCTGCCCGGATGGGAAGAATTGCCATAGTTGGGACGGCCTCAGCCGGCGGGAGGAAGAGGTTGCCCGCCTCGCCGCGGAAGGTCTCAGCAACAAGCATATCGCCCGCGCGCTCAATCTTTCGGACGGGACGATCAAGACTCACGTCCACAACATCCTGCACAAGCTCGGCTACGAGCGACGGCGCCAGCTGTCCTTCGATCGCCCCAATGCGCCGAGCGACCGCGTCCACTGA
- the rnhA gene encoding ribonuclease HI, with the protein MSELPQVEIFTDGACKGNPGPGGWGAILRFGDRERELSGGENPSTNNRMELMAAIESLKALTKPCRVRLTTDSNYVRDGITKWIHGWRKNGWKTADRKPVKNAELWQALLEAATPHRVEWLWVKGHAGHPENERADVLACAEADARR; encoded by the coding sequence ATGAGCGAACTTCCGCAGGTCGAGATTTTCACCGACGGCGCATGCAAGGGGAACCCCGGTCCGGGAGGCTGGGGGGCGATCCTGCGGTTCGGAGACCGTGAGCGCGAGCTTTCGGGCGGCGAGAATCCGTCGACGAACAACCGCATGGAGTTGATGGCGGCAATCGAGTCGCTCAAGGCGTTGACCAAGCCTTGCCGTGTCAGGCTGACCACCGACAGCAATTACGTTCGCGACGGGATCACGAAGTGGATCCATGGCTGGCGCAAGAATGGCTGGAAAACTGCCGATCGCAAGCCGGTGAAGAATGCCGAACTGTGGCAAGCATTGCTCGAGGCGGCCACGCCGCATCGTGTCGAATGGCTTTGGGTGAAGGGCCACGCAGGCCACCCCGAGAATGAACGGGCTGATGTTCTGGCCTGCGCGGAAGCAGACGCACGTCGATAG